CACCAATACATAGTGCATTTCAAAAGGCAGCACAGTGGTCACAACTAAAAGACTGGCTTAGAATAGAACAACCACAGAGCACACAGATAGTATCTCAGTTCTCTTTCCATGTGAACATGATGTCGGTGTGGATGTGTAACTAGGATTAATAATCTTGATTAATAATATATTctggaggtggagagaaagagtattTCTCAGAAAGGACAGCCAGATcagataaaacattttttacctTTAGTTGTTTATATTTTGGTATAGGTCTCTCCTAATTATCAATAAAAACCATCTACCTTTGGCTCTTGTGCTGGAATTCATGGACCTAGTcttggtctttgtgtgtgtctgaccatGTACCGAGTGTTGGTCTCCATGAAACTGACATTTTTGACTCAATTTCGAAACTACAGAAGAGTCTGATGCTTGAATGTTCCACCTCCACTTACACTGATACACCAGTCTGTTTTGTACCTCCAACTGCTGCTGTGAGCCAGTGCTTGACTCTCTGTTCACCACTTACAGTAGACATCATACTTAAGTTTTGCACCTAGTTGAGTCCCTGCCAGATGCTTCTCAAAAGCAGCATCCATTTCTTCACTCTGGGACTGGCTGAAATGGTTTTTCCAGTCTCCAATCTCCCCTGGATGTAGAACATACATGACACTCATTAGTCTATGTACGAGCAATATAGGCGAGTGGCAAAGGCATGAGGCAGATCAAACAGGCAgatcaaacaagaaaaaagaggatATTTGTTAAATACAGTAATATTAATGCTGATAGATGTTACAcatgtgttttcattaaataaatacttttttagtgttgtgtttgcttttttgtatGCTACTCATTTTGCTCCTCAATATCACATATCACAACTCAATATCATATATCACTAATGTTTTGAATGGCAATCACAGAAATAATGTGTAGAATCTTTTTAGGGACTTAAACACAGGTTGAACAAAACTGAATTTGTGAGCCCGTATCCCCATGCTACTGTAGGAATAACAAGGTCTGGgctgtgttttatcagtaaaataCCCACCTCACGGTTAAGTGACACGCTCTGGCTCATGTGCTATGTGGTTCAGCCGGAACATTTTCACATCAAACTTGTGAGGGACTGGCTCATTTAAGCAGGTTATTCAAACTGGTTCTCTAAAAGCGACATACCTTTCCTAAAGAAGACGTTGCCCATCTGTCCATGAGAATCCTGTGAGCTTTCCTTCATAGCTTGGAAAGTGCTCTCCTCAGCAATGGTCTGGACCTGAGAATCAGTTAAGCTAAATCCAAAGAACTCTGAGACCTGTCGCACACCTCCACTGAGGTCCTgaggaagaaagacaaagagattaCAGTCATTTGGCTGTCTTAAATTTTTCTCTTTCGTGGAAATGAGCAAGAGAAATTGTAAATGTACCTGCTTTAGCTCCTCATATGTCACAGTCATTACATTAGGGTCATTAATGTGTTTCTCCCAGGCTACAGCATGATCAAAGTATGATCCCCATGGGACTGAAGGCAGATATAGGCAGAAACATACGTTAATGAGAACAGAATGTACTGTACGGAGCACTGCGAACAAAAACCGTGGGTGTACTTCAATGATGAAAGAGGTATATTtgtacatacagtatatttggAACTGGGAAATTTTTATAATTCAATTATAATAATGTCATAATATCATAATTCAAATGAAACGTATAGTTGAACAAACTGTCTAAATGCGACACTGAATTCAGCCAGCTCCTTACACGGTATGCTTATCTCAAGGAAAACAATAGCTCTTTTGTCTGTAGAGTGAACCACATATAAATGtccaaaaatgtatgtatgagttTGTGGACATTGTAATGTTAATACCTTCACCACTCATAAACTCAGAGTAGAAGCTGTCCCAAGATAGTGCAGTGGGTAGAACTGGGTTGTTATTTGAGAAGTGATAAAATGAAACAGCTGTGTCCTTTGGGTTTCGGAAGATGACCAGCATCTGCCACAGTGAAAAGGGTatgaagaaaaagtaaaagaaacaatTGTCTACCAAACTAGTCATAGAcagacatatatacagacagatagacagaaacTGAAAGACTGGCATGCTAATGTATTACAACATTTTTCTGTTATGCAAACATTCCTATTTTGTAATGCAGTGTGTTAACAGATAAGTACTCGATGCATCAGATGTACTATTTCAGGATTTGCTCATCTT
This sequence is a window from Chanos chanos chromosome 4, fChaCha1.1, whole genome shotgun sequence. Protein-coding genes within it:
- the LOC115810382 gene encoding sulfotransferase 6B1-like, with translation MSSSFPSKIQAKMELAKNIKEEEKLYRYNGILYPIIMSPEENLKALESLEARPDDVMLVAYPKCGFNWMVAVLRKVMAAASGEKVESKMPPLIEFFGPEMLQLLQQAPSPRFLGTHMHPDNIPPSFKEKKTKMLVIFRNPKDTAVSFYHFSNNNPVLPTALSWDSFYSEFMSGEVPWGSYFDHAVAWEKHINDPNVMTVTYEELKQDLSGGVRQVSEFFGFSLTDSQVQTIAEESTFQAMKESSQDSHGQMGNVFFRKGEIGDWKNHFSQSQSEEMDAAFEKHLAGTQLGAKLKYDVYCKW